A stretch of DNA from Arachis hypogaea cultivar Tifrunner chromosome 19, arahy.Tifrunner.gnm2.J5K5, whole genome shotgun sequence:
AAcgttcacttatcaaattcatatattataaagttaccaaactctacctccgtatgaaatcaaaatagtCGAAGCTCCAGAGAAACTTTCTGATTGCGCTGCCGAAGAAGAAAATGTCAggaatcgtctgtgcctcctagatCTCCAATTGGCCAAACTCAAGGGGAAGAGGAGCTatgtcaccgtcaacttctaccgaCAAAAGAAATGCCAACGTGTAGAGGAGaaggatacgaacacttttaccagattagattttttattggagttatggATCGCAAAAAAATCAAAGCTTGAAGGTCACGGTTCCATGGAGGTCTCCATGTTTTCACGTTCTCTCTCACTTGGTTCTTTCTTGGCTTCAGTGGTATTGaatgaataataataactaaagaTTGATTGACGAGGAatgactaataataataataataataataataataataataataataataataataataataataataataataataataataataatcaatttaatttttgtttgtcaaaataatttttaataaataaatcaaactaatagaataataaacttcaataatcataaaattttatttaattatttttggtaaaaataattttcttgaaaATAAAACCTCAACAAATATAATGactcataaataattaattatttaattttcaaaaattgggggTGTTACACGCAATACCAAAAAGAGGAAATTGAGAAGTTAGTTGAAGAAATGTTATAAGCTGGAGTTATTAGAGAGAGTCATAGTGCCTTCTCTAGTCTGGTTTTACTTGTGCGCAAGAAGGACGAAAGCTGGCGATTTATGTGGATTATCGTGCCCTTAATGCGTTTACTATTAAAGATAAGTTTCTGATACCAAAAATTGATGAGATTCTTGATGAGCTTTGTAGGGGTGACTATTTCTCTAAAATTGATTTGCGTTCTGGCTATCATCAGATTAGAGTGAATGAAGGAGACATTTCCAAGACAGCTTTTCACACACATCTTGGCCACTATGAATTTGTGGTGATACCGGATTAACTAATGCTCTTTTTACATTCTAGACCACTATGAACAAAGTATTATGTCCTTACCTCCAAAAATTTGTGGCAGTGTTCTTCAATGAAATACTTGTTTATAGCCGATCCAAGGAGGAACACCTTGAACACTTGCGGATAACTCTAACGGTGCTGCAGCAACATTATTTTGTTGCCAAATTGTCTAAGTGTGTTTTCTGCCAATGTCAAGTTGAGTATTTAGGCCATATGGTGAGCCAGGAAGGACTACAACTCGACACTTCAGAAATTACAGCCACTGTTGAATGGCTAAAGCCATCCAATTTGAAGCAGATAAGAGGTTTTCTCTGGTTTACAGGTTATTATCATCGCTTTGTGGCGAGATATGCACATCTTGCTACCCCGTTGACTGATTTGCTTAAACAGAACAATTTTTATTAGGATCAATTGACTAACCTTGGTTTTGAGAGACTTAAGGTGGCGTTAACCCATACTCCTGTGTTGACGCTTTCAGATTTTTCTAAAACCTTTGTAGTGGAAATGGATGCTTCTGGCCATGGAATAGGAGCTGTGCTGTCTCAAAATGGTCAACCCAATTGCATATTTTAGCAAGAAGCTCAGTGGGCGACTCACTGTGGCTTTGATGTATGTTAGAGAACTATATGTTATCACTCAAGCAGTAGCAAAATGGAGACATTACTTATTGGGCCGCCGCTTCTATATCAAAACTGACCACCAAGCCCTTCTCGAGTTAATGAATCAGGTGGTGTTGACCCCTGATTAATAGTACTACCTCCTCAAGTTATTGGGGTTTGATTTCAAAGTGGTGTATAGATTAGGCGCCTCTAACAAGGCAACAAATGCACTATCTCAACAAGAGAAAGAAACTGTACCAGTGTGCTTCCAATTTTTTTCCATTGTCCAATTTTCACTAATACCTTCCTTACTTAGAGCCACAAAAGATGACCCTGAGGCTAAATTGTTGGTCGAACAGTAAATTCAGGGGGAGTTGTCTTTAGACTTATGTGTTCAGGATGGCTTAATGGTGAATCGCAGAAGAATCTGGATGCTGGATGTTGGAGGTCTGTGTGAATAGCTGCTGCAAGAGTTTCATACTACTCTTATGGCGAGACACCATGGCGAGCTTAAAACAAATAAATCCCTTGGCGAGCTATTTTTGTGGCCTAGTTTGCGCAAAAGCATTCATAAATTTATTCAAGAGTGTGATATTTGCCAGACAACTAAATACATGACTTCTAAGCAACAAGGACTCCTTCAACCTTTACCTATTCTAAGTGGACCGTAGATGGAGTCATGGAACTCTCCATGGACTTCATTGCTCAATTACCGAAATCAACAGGCTACTCAACTATTTTGGTGCTAGTGGATTGATTTAGCAAGACTACGCATTTCGAACCACAACGAGCAGGATTCACAGCAAGTACAATGGCAAGAATTTTTATTGGATTGGTGGTCAATCTCTACGGTTTTTCTTCCACTATCGTCTTAGATTGGGACCCCTTGTTCCTTAGTCGATTCTGGCGCAATCTATTCGAGTTCAGTGGCACCCAGTTACATTACAGCACGGCTTACCACTCGCAGAGTGATGGCCAAACCGAGGTGACAAATTGTTCTTTGGAGCAATACTTCTGCGCTTTTTCACACTCTCAACCTCAACAATAGGCATTTTTTTACTATGGGCAAAATTTTGTTATAATAGCTCCTTCCATTCAGCTATTCAAATGACTCCACATGAAGCCCTGTACGGATTTCCAATGAATTTGCCACCAGGATACACCCTGGGAACCTCGCCAATTCTGGAAGTCAGTTTGTTCTTGCACACGTGAGAAATTCCAAACGATGAGCTTTCCTATTACCTACACCAAGCAAGAAGttgcatgaagaaacaagcagACAAAGATCGAAGGGATAAAGAGTGGGTGATTGGGTACTGTTGAAACTCAGGCCCTACTGACAGCTTTCTCTCTTCGCAAGGAACACTTGAAGCTTGGCCGCCATTATTTTGGCCCTTACCAAGTGACAAGCAGAGTGGAAAAGATAGCTCATTGACTTGCCTTGCTAGAAGGAAGCACGATCCATCCTGTGTTTCACATCTCCATGCTCAAAGAATTTCATGGATCCCCTATTCTTGCAATGACACCTGCGATGTTTCAGCCAACACCAACGGAAATAATCGGCATTTGGTTGATAGAGATGGTGTGTCAGTGGAACAAGTGCTGGTGGATTGGGAGGGGTTACCAAGGGATGAGACAACTTGGATAGATCTTGAGGAGTTTCTTAGACTATTCCCTGATCTCAACCTTGAAGACAAGGTTGTTTTGAATGAGGGAATAGTTGATACAACTATTGGGTCACACCTACAGAACCATCATCCTGGCCCACAGGGGTGTACATGGACCGGGGCACACCGGGTTTAGCTTAACCCAGATCCGATCCGAAATATAGACCGGGTCTAATTTTTAGACCCTAAACCaatcctagacccgatgaaacctacgcACCTTCGGGTCGAGTAAAAATCGGGTAAAAACCGAGTAAAAACCGGgtctttagcatgtaaaaattacctaatctccaaccattatttcacaattcacatagtaaaattcacttaaaaaaatataacaagaaccaacccttctctaaaattaaagcataaccataatcaatattaatattgtctaataacaccaaatatttaaatcaatacaaataacacaatattatgcattttaaacataaaacattaacttataatcttataatgactaataacacaaaatattaaggtttacaatatttaaatttcacataagaatagtcataatctatcactaataacacaaaatattaattgtgtatgatgaccggaacGAGTTCGGGTGACCTGAGTTATGGTTCGGACCCGACCcgaataatgaccgggtctatttttgagatccttacccggccctaaacccgatgaaatcacactaaattagcccCCTAAAGTGTTCGGAGTCGGACCGGGTCTTCGGGTCGGGTCGGGTCAGGTACACCCCTACTGGCCCAAATAAAGAGTTATCAAATGGTGCTGGAACATGACATAGGTTGGTAATAGACAGAGGTCCATCGAGTAAGAGGGAGAGAAAAATCCTATTTTGAGTGAAGGACTAtcatatgaaaaaataaataaggaGCATGATAGATTATTGGAGAATAGGAGTTAGTTAGGATTAAGAGGAATAAAatgtaatagaaaataaaataatagacaaAGAAAATTTACCTAAGGGTATTGAGGAGTTTTTCTCCCTAGACTCGAACCAAGGTGATTTTTGGTATCCTTGTTACTGTCGTTCTTCAATTATATTCAACTTTCcatttttccattttcatttttacATTGCTTTCATCAATTGATTGTTAAGCTTAACAACATAGCCAGAGATAATtttctctcttatatatcattcTCTCTTGTTTCTAGGTCTATAACCCAATCCCCCCTCCTTGTTTCGTCTAAACTACAAAATGCAGATATAAGATAAGGAAGATATAATTGTTGTGCATACTACTTcgcttaataatataataataatcttGGTTCTCAAAAACTAGTATAATATGCAGAGGAGGTAACTTGGGTTTGGACTTTGGacgaattaatttaataatagtcTAGATTGTCATCAAATACTAGACAATAACACCAGATAAATCACGTTTGGAAAATGATCATTGGGGATTAGGCGTGGTAGAATCTATAACCGGATGCATCGGCATAAATATTCCTCAACCCAGCAACAATTGATGCTAACATAATGCACACTCCTATGAATATTGAAGCCTGAAAATTAAAcacacaaaataaattttcacAGTCAATGTATGTATAGATCCTTTGGGTTTGTAGTTGTCTTTAGACTAAACGAGTTGATGATGCAAATTAAATCAGGTATCTAAAGCGGAAGTTGCCAATAATGTAATATGAATTGTTGATCATTACCCAATTGATGAACCAGTTGATGCTAAATCTCTTTGGCTTCTTGATTATCAACCACATTATACTTGGAAgctggaagaaaaaaaaagagagagagccgGATATTGTTGACTTCATTATTGGgttttgaattaattatattcTTGTAAATTTGaccaacaaaaataatattaataataataatgttacgAGCATGCATTGAGAAATGAAAAGAGAGACTTACAAAATATGAAGTGGGACCAATACCAAATCCACCAAAGAAGCCAAGAAGATCACCAAAGAAAGGGAAAGTCACCCCAATGAATAAGGTACAAGCTGCATGCAATATTATAAACAAACTATGGTAATAACTTCATTGATGAAAGGACTATAATCAATGAGAATTGATTTAATTAAAGCAAAAGGGGTGTGATAGTGGTAGGCTGATATAGATAAATAGTTCTTTCGAGTTTTGACAAAGAATCTCACCTACATAAGCAGATCGAGCAACTAGTCTAAGAGTTAATCCTTCAGGGATGTTTAGTCTTTTACTAATCACCTTCTCAATCAAGTCATAAACAGGCATAGCAAAAACCTAAAATCCATGTTTATATATTACCACATCAATTACTTAACATGAAAacttataaagtattttttttcactttttcagtttttctttatgaaattctaaaaacagaaaaattaaataaatcttacggtaacatgtaattttttttcttgttttataatTCTAATACATTAAAtacatcaaaattttaaaaagtttttattattatattcaagATAGCTGAATCCAAATTTATTTAGTCCAAACAAAAAGAACTAAAacatattttgttaaaaaagttATAATATATAGTTTGGTTTAGACATACCTGGTAGCTACCAACCATGTGAATGAAGACCATTAAGTTAGCAGAGGCAATAAGCCATTGAGGAGTTTCCAGTGCAATAACCACGTCATCACTAACATCTCTCCCAAAAGCCCAGTAACCTGTTATTGCAACTGGGAAATAGCATATTGCATTTATGAAATATGCAACAATCACACCTTTCCACATTGCAATCTTTGAAGGCTTTTCAGGTGTTGATGGAATTGTGGCCTGAATTTCTAGTGTCACTGCATGCCCTGCAAATGCAAATGAGATTTGACCTAATGCATTGCACACCCCCCATATTAATTCCATTCTGCTGCTACTTTTCTTGTATTCATAGCTAACATTGCTACTTTGCCCTCTGCTCAAACATGCCACCCATGCTATAGTTGAATAGCTGTGTAGTCAAATTAAATTAGCCGTCaaaattattagatataattAGTGTTAGGGGTAAAGTACTTTTAGTCCCTAACTTTTAGGTTAaggattaatttcttttttaatatttaaaatattttaattgatcttattttaatcattttattaaaattaagttttttctttcaattttttttcattatgattttttttagataatGATAAAAGTTATAATTGTATCAATTTTAATCAtttgagaataaaaataataaaaaataagaaaaataaaaaataattaacatattgtacttttaaaaaaaataattaattttaatcaaagaataaaaatagaacgAAATAAGATATTTAGAATAATACTTTATGGTTAAGTTTTAATAATCATATTATAtgtatatcaaaaaattaatcatcaaGTTAAATGAGTGATTAGTATacatatatgttaaaatataaatatatattaaaaatgaattaaacgatacttatatttatatacaaatacaacgGATTTGATAACTAAATTTTGGTGTTCACTTAATATTTTtttgggtaaagtattaaattggtctccAACGTTTAGACgtaattttattttgatctttaaaatttaaagtgtcctatttgaatctaaaaaCGTTCCATTTAGTTTTAATGTAATCCCACGTGAGctcaaagttaaataattgacGGAATGTCCTACATGATAGTAGTATAAGAACAATGttgataatctggagaacaagtagaaactccagaggcacaaaatcaaccgtgaatagatcaatacatttatttattatttttctcaccatttaaataaaatattttctatagaactaaagagaataataaataaatgtaatgATACATCACAGTTAATTTTGTGCCTTTAGAGTCAGATTATTGACCTTGTTCTTATAGAACATTCCGTAAAACTTTTTCTGCATTCAAATAagacactttaaactttaaagacTAAAACAAGATTACGTTCAAAAGTAAAGACCAAATTAGTAATTTATCCTGTATTTATTAGTTTTAGCACTAGTTTTTTTGTATGATATGTTGTATGAAAGCATGCATGGTGATGATGTACCTGACTGACATAACAGCTGCAATTAAAGAAACACCAACAACGGAATTAAAATTGGGAAGTTGGGATAGAAA
This window harbors:
- the LOC112780144 gene encoding lysine histidine transporter-like 6 isoform X1, with amino-acid sequence MASLFHCLSSKKVQPDDEKRIIMERPSRRRAKWWHSTFHTVAVIVGAGVLSLPHAMAYLGWVPGILMLLVSWGLTLNSMRQMIELHECVGGTRFDRYHDLGRYAFGAKVGAWVVLPLQLIVQVGCDIVYMVVGGKCLYRFREIACTDCTQLKQSHAILSFGVIHFFLSQLPNFNSVVGVSLIAAVMSVSYSTIAWVACLSRGQSSNVSYEYKKSSSRMELIWGVCNALGQISFAFAGHAVTLEIQATIPSTPEKPSKIAMWKGVIVAYFINAICYFPVAITGYWAFGRDVSDDVVIALETPQWLIASANLMVFIHMVGSYQVFAMPVYDLIEKVISKRLNIPEGLTLRLVARSAYVACTLFIGVTFPFFGDLLGFFGGFGIGPTSYFLPSIMWLIIKKPKRFSINWFINWASIFIGVCIMLASIVAGLRNIYADASGYRFYHA
- the LOC112780144 gene encoding lysine histidine transporter-like 6 isoform X3, producing the protein MASLFHCLSSKKVQPDDEKRIIMERPSRRRAKWWHSTFHTVAVIVGAGVLSLPHAMAYLGCYSTIAWVACLSRGQSSNVSYEYKKSSSRMELIWGVCNALGQISFAFAGHAVTLEIQATIPSTPEKPSKIAMWKGVIVAYFINAICYFPVAITGYWAFGRDVSDDVVIALETPQWLIASANLMVFIHMVGSYQVFAMPVYDLIEKVISKRLNIPEGLTLRLVARSAYVACTLFIGVTFPFFGDLLGFFGGFGIGPTSYFLPSIMWLIIKKPKRFSINWFINWASIFIGVCIMLASIVAGLRNIYADASGYRFYHA
- the LOC112780144 gene encoding lysine histidine transporter-like 6 isoform X2 yields the protein MERPSRRRAKWWHSTFHTVAVIVGAGVLSLPHAMAYLGWVPGILMLLVSWGLTLNSMRQMIELHECVGGTRFDRYHDLGRYAFGAKVGAWVVLPLQLIVQVGCDIVYMVVGGKCLYRFREIACTDCTQLKQSHAILSFGVIHFFLSQLPNFNSVVGVSLIAAVMSVSYSTIAWVACLSRGQSSNVSYEYKKSSSRMELIWGVCNALGQISFAFAGHAVTLEIQATIPSTPEKPSKIAMWKGVIVAYFINAICYFPVAITGYWAFGRDVSDDVVIALETPQWLIASANLMVFIHMVGSYQVFAMPVYDLIEKVISKRLNIPEGLTLRLVARSAYVACTLFIGVTFPFFGDLLGFFGGFGIGPTSYFLPSIMWLIIKKPKRFSINWFINWASIFIGVCIMLASIVAGLRNIYADASGYRFYHA